The Clostridia bacterium sequence TCAAAATATTATGCTTATACAGAAGAAACAGCAAAACAGCTAATTCTGGATTATGAAAAGTATAATATTCCTTTGGATAATATGGTTATTGATACTGACTGGCGTGCATGTGAAAACGGCTGGGGATATGACATCAATACAAAGCTTTTCCCTGATATGAAGAGATTTTTGGATTTTGCACATGAACATGGCATCAAAATCATGTTTAATGATCACCCTGAACCTGTTAATAACAAAGCACATGTTTTTGAACCTAAGGAAATTGAATATCGTGAAAAGAATTTGCAAAACTTAATGAATCTGGGACTTGATATTTGGTGGTATGACAGGAACTGGGGTACGCATCTGATTTCGCCCACCAAAAATGTCTATTGGGAGACTTTTGGTTTATATCTCTTTAGTGATATAACCAAGCATTTTTATCAGAAAAAATCAGGAAACAAGGAAATATATTATCGTCCCGAGATTATGGGAAATGTTGTCAATGTTGTTAACGGATGCTATCAAGGCATTCAGGATACAGCATCTCATCGTTATTCTATTCAATGGACAGGCGATATTGCAAGTGAAGCAGATGCGCTTTCTCAAGAAATAGATACTATGATTAAAGCATCAAATAGCTGTATTGCTTATGTAAATGCTGATTGCGGCGGACATATGGGCAATCCAAATAAAGAGACATTTATACGCTGGATGCAATTTGGCAGCCTTTCTCCTGTTTTGCGTCCTCATTGCACAAATGTTGTAAAAAGATTCCGTGAGCCTTGGAATTATGACCAGGAAACTGTGGATATTGTAAGAGACTATATTAACCTTCGTTACCGCTTATTGCCTGTAATATATAAGAACGCATTTAATAACTATATGACAGGCGAACCTATTTTCAAATCTTTAGGTTATGAATATCCTAACGATAAAAAAGCTCTTATTCTAAATGATGAATATATGCTAGGCAATGATATTTTGATTGCTCCCATAGCAGGCATAGTGCCTCAACCTATACCTAAAAAGAATTTTATTGAACCCATTAAGGCGACATACTATAACGGCACTGAATTACAAGGCGAGCCTATCGCAACGGCTGAATATAAAGAATTAAACATAATACTAAATCATACATCGCCAGAAAAAAATGTGCCTGTTTATAATTTTTCTGCTCGTTTTGAAACAACGGTTCAATTTGATTATCCGGTTGAGTTATTTGTCCGCAGCGATGATGGTTCAACTGTTTATGTAGACGGCGTCAAAGTGCATGAAGATAAAACACTTCATTCGACCATGAATTTTCCTCTTATAAGAATAAAGGACAAAGAGCCTCACAAAGTTGTAATTGAATATTTCCAAGCAGGCGGAGAAGCTGCTATTGGACTGTATTACGGCGTTATAAATGAAGATGAAAAGAAAAAGATTTATTTGCCTGAAGGCAAATGGATGAATGTATTTACAGGCAAAATTTATGAAGGCAGAAGAACTATTTTCTTAAAATTTGATATAAAATCTATGCCATTGTTTGTACGCCTGGGGGCATTGCTGCCTTTAGCAAAAGAAGCACATAATACAGAAGAGCAAAAATGGGATACACTTATTTTTGATTTTTATCCTTGCAAAAGCGCAAATGACAGCGGTTATCTATATGAAGATGATACCAAGACAACGGCATACAAACTTGGTCATTATCGTATAAGCGCATACGATGCATATTTTGACAAAGCTCTTGATCGCTTTGTTTTAAACTTCAAAAAAGCTAAGGGCGAATTTGAGGGAGAAAAGGCATACAAAAACCGTGAAATCGTTATCCGTTGCCATTTAATTGACGATCTAAAAGACGTCCAAAAAGTTCTTGTTAACGGTAAAGAAACAGCTTTTGAAAAAGTTAAAAAGGATAGAAAAGCTTTCCCGTTTAATGCAGATAAAGGCGTTTTGGATAGTGACGTGATTTTGATTTCTGTATCAATGGATGTTAATGAAGATTATAAGGTAGAAATTATTATATAAGAATTGCTATTATAGCATTTCGGCCATTTGATTTTTATGCACAAATCAAATGGCTATTTTCATATTATAATGTAAGGTGGTATTTCTCTTACATAATTTCAGATAGGAGAAATAACATGGATAGCTATTATAATAACAAAAAGAAGGAAGAATATTGTCCTTATGTTCCGTATTCTAAGCCCAAAAAGATTTTGTTAGAATGCGGTCAGCATTCTCAAGATGCAATTTTTGAGATTGATGACGGTAAAGTTCAAGAAAAACAAAGCTTCGTTTTGGATAAATTGATCATTGATACCACCTGCTTATATAAGCCGGTTGTAAAGATTGAGTTTTCAAGTCTTATTGCATTTGAAGCAGAAGATGAAGAAGGCAAAGAACATGAAGTAGAAGTTGATTTATTATTTAAGTTGATAAGAATTTGCAAAAACGGCAAAGGCGAAAAAGATTATGAAGTAGTGCAAACTTGGAGATACCTAAAAGAAATTGATGTAGAAGATAGCATCAAGGAATTGGAAGTTGAGATAAGCGAACCGTTTACAGTGACTTTCTGTGACAAAACCTGTCCAGGATGCTGTGAATATAAAATGATAGTAGAAGGCAAAGATTTTGAAGGTGAGTTTGAATTCTTGAGAGTTACAAAAGCTGATTTGAGCGCTTTGGCTCAAGGTTTGTGCGACGATTAATTAAGTGTTATTTAAAGAAAAAATGCCGGAATCAAAGTTCCGACATTTTTATTTCATTTAAAAAGCATGAGGTGTAGTTATGGCTAATCAAATATGAAACAGCTGTTTCAATCTTTTTTTCATAATCAGGCTGATACATATAATAATGCGGATAAAAATATTGCTCATGAATCATTATTTCAATATGTTCTTTGCCTATTAGATTAGACAAATAGGGAATAATATCTTCTAATTTGAAAGTGTTGATAACCATATCTAAATTGACAAAAAACATATCATACTTTTTATCATAATAATAACAGTCATCATAAATATTCTTATAGTTTTCATATTTTAGGTTATAAGAATCTCTTGGATTTTGTTTATTGCCAAACAGTCCAGCCAAACCCTTGACACCCAAATCATGAAGCGCCTTGTTTCCGCCGTCAGTCGTTTTGCAGCAATGAACTGTGGTAAAAGGGTTAAGCACCTCTTTGCCTGCAAAGCGTATTATATTGTTATTGACTGCTAGACAATCATTATAAAGTTCATCATAGCTTGAATTGGTATAAAGAGTTTGTTCTGTCTTTGAGTGAAAAGACAGCTGAAGCCAATCTTTGTTAGCTATCCATTCCTGCTTGTAGCGGTCAGGCATTTGAGAAAGATTAAAATCTTCAAATTGATAAAACAAATTAAGCTGAACTTTTATATTATACTTTTCGTGCAATCTTTTATATAAAGCCAAATAACTGTTCTCAAAAATGGAAGAATAGTTATTTTTAGCAAGGTCTTGAAAAAACCAAATATTATCGTCAACAGAAAATCTAAAATTCATCTTTGATTTCTCTTTTGTAAGGTTTGGTACTACTAGTGCCGAAGATTTATTTTAATAGATATGTATCTACATCATCAAATTTATATTTCGCAACCTTTAGCATTGTAGCATATTGCGAAGGCGTAAGCTTAGCGATCTTTTTGAATTGTGTTGAAAAATACTGTACCGAATCGAAGCCAAGCATTTCAGCTATTTCATTAAATGAGTATTTATTTTCTTCAATCAGTTGTTTTGCTCTTGTTATGCGGACTTTAAGAAAATAATTAATCAAAGATGTACCCAAGTGTTTTTTGAATACAGCAGATATATATGAAACGCTGTATCCTACCGATTTTGAAATATCTTTTAGGGTAAGTCTTTTATCCACATTTTCATTAATATACATAACTGCGGACTGAACAATGTTGTTTTTGTGGAAACTTGTACTGTCTATGCAGTTATTGTTATGTTGAGTGGTATTTTTTCTAACCAGCAAAATCAAAAGATTTTCTAATGTGTTTTTTATCAATTGTCCAGAACCATAGGGGATGACAGCATTTTCTTTGGGCGGCGGCATAAAGTTTTTGCCTGCCATCAAGATTGAACCTTCATTAAGAATGTTAAGAATACTGTCTTTTTCGGTTTCAGTAACATCTATTACTTTATCTACTAGAGTATATAAGATTTCTGAACTTGAACCAAAAGAGATGATTCCAACGCTGCATGACTTATTATTGGCTTTGATACTGTGATATTGATTGGGAGCGTGAATAACCATTTGATTCTTTTTCAAAATCATAGATTTGCCATTAACATTAACTACAACTTCACCATTGTTAATAAAAACAAGTTCCCAAGGGTCATGGGATTCGCCGTCATATGTAA is a genomic window containing:
- a CDS encoding DUF4489 domain-containing protein gives rise to the protein MDSYYNNKKKEEYCPYVPYSKPKKILLECGQHSQDAIFEIDDGKVQEKQSFVLDKLIIDTTCLYKPVVKIEFSSLIAFEAEDEEGKEHEVEVDLLFKLIRICKNGKGEKDYEVVQTWRYLKEIDVEDSIKELEVEISEPFTVTFCDKTCPGCCEYKMIVEGKDFEGEFEFLRVTKADLSALAQGLCDD
- a CDS encoding TIM-barrel domain-containing protein, with product MKQIIYNKIRVQFFSEDIIHIEQQKKGSFCDQNTFFIPSKENYLKDVEEISYSDKINIGEYTLILPHEGKSLAGVKLFNKEGKTVYSYKKRINNGELPALNKTPEAFVIYDNPRIIVPIEGYTKDATSKYKIEENVQDIYILLCRKDSKKLRKLYVELTGRCELVRLSTLGSWNSKYYAYTEETAKQLILDYEKYNIPLDNMVIDTDWRACENGWGYDINTKLFPDMKRFLDFAHEHGIKIMFNDHPEPVNNKAHVFEPKEIEYREKNLQNLMNLGLDIWWYDRNWGTHLISPTKNVYWETFGLYLFSDITKHFYQKKSGNKEIYYRPEIMGNVVNVVNGCYQGIQDTASHRYSIQWTGDIASEADALSQEIDTMIKASNSCIAYVNADCGGHMGNPNKETFIRWMQFGSLSPVLRPHCTNVVKRFREPWNYDQETVDIVRDYINLRYRLLPVIYKNAFNNYMTGEPIFKSLGYEYPNDKKALILNDEYMLGNDILIAPIAGIVPQPIPKKNFIEPIKATYYNGTELQGEPIATAEYKELNIILNHTSPEKNVPVYNFSARFETTVQFDYPVELFVRSDDGSTVYVDGVKVHEDKTLHSTMNFPLIRIKDKEPHKVVIEYFQAGGEAAIGLYYGVINEDEKKKIYLPEGKWMNVFTGKIYEGRRTIFLKFDIKSMPLFVRLGALLPLAKEAHNTEEQKWDTLIFDFYPCKSANDSGYLYEDDTKTTAYKLGHYRISAYDAYFDKALDRFVLNFKKAKGEFEGEKAYKNREIVIRCHLIDDLKDVQKVLVNGKETAFEKVKKDRKAFPFNADKGVLDSDVILISVSMDVNEDYKVEIII
- a CDS encoding helix-turn-helix transcriptional regulator, which encodes MKVKILEPTYPEIDIKVDALYTTFAYLYSPSFTYDGESHDPWELVFINNGEVVVNVNGKSMILKKNQMVIHAPNQYHSIKANNKSCSVGIISFGSSSEILYTLVDKVIDVTETEKDSILNILNEGSILMAGKNFMPPPKENAVIPYGSGQLIKNTLENLLILLVRKNTTQHNNNCIDSTSFHKNNIVQSAVMYINENVDKRLTLKDISKSVGYSVSYISAVFKKHLGTSLINYFLKVRITRAKQLIEENKYSFNEIAEMLGFDSVQYFSTQFKKIAKLTPSQYATMLKVAKYKFDDVDTYLLK